The window GAGTACATCATGGCTCTTGGTGCATCCCTGGATGGATTTGGCATCTCCTCTGTCATGTGAAGAACGACATCGAATgcgatgagagagagagcggaCTGCAATAGGCCCAAGATCCAGGCCATGCCGTCGGACCAACCAGTCTCATTATTGAAGTCCGTGAAGACAAACTCTGCACTAGTCTTTTCTGACATGGAGAGAAGGACAATGCTGATAATGACAAATCCGAAGATGGACCAGTACACTATGCTGATGTATTAGCCATCAAACTGACACGGGTTGTTGAAACGCCTTCTTGGCTCGACTTACAAGCGGCATCGTTCCATCTGCCTAGGATCCTATTACCCCAAATATTTGCCACCGTCGTAAAGACGAGGATTGCAACAAATATTCCGTATGTTTTCGCCGCGGTGATTTGATAGGATCCGTTTGAAGCCACTACTGCTGCGGCAGAGATGAACTGGGCTAAGTCATGAATTAGCGATGTCCGTATAAGTTATGAGTGGCAAAATTTGATTCTTACAGCCAAAGTAGTCCTGTACAGTTACAACGACAAGCCAGCCTACAATATTGGCCCATCCGACTACAAAGCTCTAGAAGGGCATTGACTGTCAGTGTACAAGATACAAGACGCAAGACGATTAAATAGGAAACTGAGTCGTAAAACATACCATGGGCTTTCTCCATCGTTCTGTGCAGAGGGCATATACAAAGTGGTACTGTCCTCCAGCGGTTGGCCAAATAGCACTGAGCTCTCCAAGGCTTGCGGCTACACAAAAGCAGCACAAGACGCAGAAGATAAATCCATATAATAGAGCCACAGAGCTACCAGAGGGCAAGACAAGGCCTATTGAACCGGCAAGTGCTATCCATGTGCTGTGTTGGTTGTTGATCATTAGTTATCTTGAATCATTCAACTATAGTTGATACAAGGAATGATGGTCGTACTTGAGAATGGCAAAAGCCATGGCCATTGTTGATAGGGTTGACAGTCTGGGCTGAAGAGCCCCGTCACCCGATGCTGCGGCATTGGACCCGAAAAGCGCCATTGTTGAATAAATTTGACGAAAGCGTTgatgaaggaaaagggaaagataGGCAATGAATAGCAAGAAATTCGAGGCGGTGATGGGCCTGATTTGTATTCACTGATTGCCTTCAGTTCTCGGTCAAGAAAGCGGGCTCTCTGGAAACCACGGAAAGAACATTATAACCGTGTCTCTTGCGTCCCTATTCTGTTAGAGGCTTTGACCGATTATCATAGTTTGGCTAGCCGGGTTATCTCGCATCAATGGCCTTTGATATCGGTAGAGAAATGTTGAAGCTTTGTCCAGTGACAGATGGTGGCGATGAGGCCTCAAGTGTCTCGAACAAGTTGATACGAAGCGTGGGATAGCTTCCGAAATAGGCAATTTCCCGAGAAACTCACAAGTGCTTCCCCAGATCAATTCAAATAATCCACTTAAAAAACGCGGGGTAGAGGCGTGCTATCTAGATAAGTTCACTGAAGAATCGAGACTGATTACAGCCTCTTTCTCAGAATCTTGCCTAAATAGGATAAAATGAGTACGTGGGTTGTCGGAAAGGATAGCAATTGTGGTCCTATCGCTGCGGTCCGGAGAGCCTCAAAACAGCTGTGGATATGGAGCCAGATAGCATGGGGAAGATCCGTACCGAACTCTCAGCTAATACTTCATAGGCGGAGCTGCGCGTGGAGCGCGGACCGAGACGTTTCTATTCCCGTTCTCTGGATAAGATGGTGACACGCAGAGATCTGTTCATGCGACTCTGAAGGGCGCCACAAACAGGCCTAGAACGAGAGTTTCTTGTTGGCTGCAACCTGGACTTCTGTTGGTGATGAGAGGTGGCATAATAGGAAGGCCTACGCGCGTGCACGTTGAGGGAAGCGCTTTGTTTTTATAGAGCCTGGTAATCCATTTTATATGCACATATATAAGCAGATACCCTGGGCGCGCGTGCCTCAGGGGCTGGAGAAGATAAGAGACTAGGTAGTTGCTGTCGACCAACGCTATGTTGCATTTAGGCCATTATCGGAGTTGATTCCGTCTTATCGGCAGACACAGCTGGCATCTACAAGCTATCGCCGGTATCTTGCTCCTTGACGCTGAATTGAGGTTCGCCTTATGATTCAGTATCTGGGGAAGTGGATCAATCTGCTGCTCCACCAACAGCTTGTGGATTCGTACTTGAGGCCGATAAATAATGAATAGCCTTTAGCTGTATCGTAATCGGTTTTGCGCTGCTTCAAAGTGCTGGTCATTGAGTGGACCGCCGTCTATCTTTTCTGGTACGACGCATGCCGGCCCGCCTACCACATTGGGCAATTCTGCGAGAAGGCAACGAATAATGCGGCGCACAGCAGCGCTTTGGCAGTTCGACCCCTCCGAAACGAAGGGCGCCGATTCTCAAAATATTGCCACTTGAGGCGAAATTTTGAGTCGGTTGCACGATTCTATGGCCTAACATTGAGTTTCCACGAGGATCATCCACAATGGCCAGCGTTCGGCTTGCACGCAAACGTATGTATTAATAGCTGAAGCGCGCCCTGTGCTTTGCAGAAATGCCTAATCACGCCGGACTGCCTATTTCGCTTGCACTTTGCCTTTTATCTTTTCGTGGTCGCAGTACTCAATGACATCCAAAGACGGCTACTCGTGGACAAAAGCCCAAGGCCTTCGGGCTGGGGTTCCATCTATCGGTGTAATTGAACCGCCTTCAAATGTTAAGAGCACCGACACAGTCTACGATGTTATTGTCGTAGGCGCGGGCTATTGTGGCCTCACAGCAGCTCGTGATGCTAGCTTAGCCGGTAATACTACCTTGACTCTAAATAATATGGAGAAGTTATAAAAGGGAGAAtgctgattttttttaattaggcCTAAAagtgttgctgctggaggctCGCGACAGAATTGGCGGTCGATCGTGGTCATCCAACATTGAGGGATACCCGTACGAAATGGGTGGCACATGGGTATACTGGGGACAAGCCAACGTGTGGCGCGAGATTGCGAGATACGGCATGCAAGATGAACTGGAGATTTCTTACGACTTTTCCAGAGGAAtcaataagtatttattatcaACCCCGCAAGGCGTACAGACTTTTAGtcatgaagaagaggtaTTACAAAGCTTTTGCTCTGCCATTGGCTTGCCTATAGCTATTAAACAAAAACAGTCGTAACAGAAGCTGACTATTATTAGGACGCACTCATGCAATCATCACTTGCCAAACTCGTCAATGTCGATGGATGCCATGGTCGAACAGTTGTACCTTTCCCTCACAGCGGCGTACTCAGCCCCGAAGCTCGCAAGTACGATCACATGTCTGTTGCCGACCGGATTGCAGAAATTAAGAATGATCTTACTCCCAACGAGCGCCTCTGCGCAGAAGCATTCGTCCTTTTGTGCAGCGGAGGCACTCTTGAGACAACGAGCTTCTATGAGTTTCTCCACTGGTGGGCACTGAGCGGTTACTCTTACGAGGGTTGCATTGACTACCTCGTTAAGTATAAATTCCGCGGCGGCCAGTCGTCATTTGCGATTCGTTTCTTCCGCGAGGCTCTGGCTTCTGGCAACTTGTCTTATTCTTTTAACAGTCCTGTTGCAACCGTCCAGCATGGAGGCGAGAGCGTTCAGATCACGACCCGTGCTGGCAAGATTTTCCGGGGAACCAAAATGATCTGTGCTATCCCCTTGAATGTCTTGAACGATGTTAAATTTGATCCACCCTTGGCGACAGGAAGAAAGGCAGCTGCCACCACTGGCCATGTCAACCAATGCGTCAAGGTTCATGCCGAAATCAGTGACCGAGATCTTCGCTCGTTTACAGGCATCAGCTATCCGCACAATGGGCTTATCTACGGCTTTGGCGACGGGACAACGCCAGCCGGTAATACGCACGTTGTAGCCTTCGGTGGACAGCACAATCACTTCCATCCGGAAGAAAATGTTGAACACACCAAGGCAGCGTTCGAAGGGTTTGCACCTATGAATATCGAGAGACTGGTCTTCCACAACTGGTCTAAGGATGAGTTTGCAAAGGGAGCCTGGTAAGCATCAAAAATCTTCCTTATTCTCCCCTATGTTCGAGTCGAGCCTATGGCTAACGTTGTAATTTGTACTTGAAGGTTCTTCCCAGCACCTGGCTTGATATCCACACATTTGAAGGATATGAGAGCAAGAGAGTGCAACATCGTATTCGCATGTTCCGACTGGGCATTGGGGTGGCGTAGCTTCATAGATGGTGCTATTGAAGAGGGAACCCGCGCTGCTATTACTGTACGAGCCGATTTCGCTGGTCGATCCAAGCTGTAACAGAGGCATGCGGACTGGTGACTGTAGAATAGTTGAGGCACGAACTGAAGAAGGCCGAATGTACAAACAATATTTGCATATAGCGAAATGAACATTAAATGCGTTAGTAACATCATTTATCTTCACATGATTAAAATTGGGCGGTGTCGGGTAACTACTTGAGTCCATCTCTGAGAGCCTTGGTTCGCCCATATGTGCTCAAGAGTCTGGACGGCGATAGGAATGGTTCCAAAGTGGGTGCAGCTGTACAGGCTCTGGAGTCGATGGGAAAAGAAATCTCGATGCTCGGGCAAGATGCTCTCTGCGGCAGCCACAAAGTATGTCCAAACCAGAGCGTGGCATCCATCAACACTAGGCTCTAGATCAAGAACCGTTTCTCGGAGTCGTTCTACTGATTGTATAGACTCTTCGTCAGATATGAGATGGAGGGCGCGATTTCGGTATAAATCGCAGGCCTGCCGAATAGCTTCTTTCATGACAGAAACATTGGCAAATTGCTCCGGGTCTTGATTGACTGATGGGCTTGAAGACATGAAGTCTAGATAGTAGTCGGGGCGTTTCGACAAGACTTGTAGTCCTTTAGTTTCGCTGGACAGTGGAAATCCAAAGAGTTCGAACCTGATTAAATTGATGCATCAGCTTAAGTTTTTCATGGGCAAAAATATCACTCTGAACAACCTACATTCGTGTTTGTTCTTTGATAAATTCCCTTGTAGTCATTGACAGAGACTCTACCGAATCGGACGATTTTGCCAAATTTGAGAGAATCTCTAACAGATGCACGTAGTTATTCGCGCCCGTAATCGTGTCTCCCACAAGTAAAACCAGGATCGTCGCCCATGTTGACAGGCTGAAAAGTCTCTTTGGCTCCAGTTGAAGCGAGTCGCGGAAGAGTTTCGATAAAATTGCTTGTTGGCCTACTTCAGCTGCCATTCGCATATGCGGCGCGTTTTGCGATAGATGGAAAGCTGCAATAACGGATATCGCCTGTCCAACAAGCTCATCTTCACATGCAAGAGGAAGCAAGATATTGCGATAGCCGTTGCCACTAAAATCAAAGACAACCATTTTGGGCGCGATGGTTTCCGAAACTGCAATTAGAAGGGAATGTGGTCAGTCACCGTCTTTCTTTCAACGAAGCTTGCCTgtgcgaaagaaaaaaagagaatcttACAATAGCTGAAGAATTGTCTGGCTTGAGGAGATAGAGCTTGAATAGCAGGCTGCGGGCGGGAGAGTCGCATCTCTCTTGAATAAACTTCCTCCACGTCATCTTCTAAGCTCTCGGCCGAAGAATCTGTGTCGGACGTGGGTATATCTGGAAGAGGGCCGACGAGAGGGCGTTTGTTTGAAATCTTTGATAGAGTAGTGGAAGCTCGGCGAGAAGCCAACCGCGCTGTATCGGGCGAAGATCCTGGCTGTTTGCTGTTTACGACAACCCATCGGTATCGATTTGGTGCACGCAGCGAAGCTTTAgcaccatctccagcagTGCGATTTGTGGACTGTGAGGGCCGTGGCGAGCTGCTATATTTCATGTGGGAGCTGAATCGGCACTCGATACCCTGGCCTGAGCACTTGATGCCCTTTTTACAGCACTTGAAGCATTCGGGCTCTGTCTTATCGCAGCGCACTCGGCGCGTGCGACACTCGAGACAACCTTGTACAGAGTCAAAATTCACGTGTCGAGCATTGGTAAAAAGGGAtcaataaagagcttatcaCGTACCGTTGTTTCTCTTTGCCAGCGACATGATGACGCGGGTGGCAGCAAAATGGCCGTATCTGCTACTGGAGCACGCCGGGAACAGTGGGAAGTTTCCAAACCGTGCAGCCACTTCCACTGCCTAATAGACCTCTAGGGCACTTATTAGGAGTTGAGGGGTGGGCTGTCTGATGCAGCTATGCAGCTTGATGCGGCCTGTGACAATGACGGCAGGGCGAACTCCAGACTGACAGGTCAGGGCAGCTTGACAAGGGGCGAACTCGGCCCTCGATGGAGTCAAGAAAATACGGAGAACGAAGCACGGACTGCGGCgtggaagatggaggaaTGCGGAGACGCCTCTGCTCTGTGGAGAGCCGTGAAGTCCGATAGTGCTAGTCCCAAAGCACAATGAAGGTTAAGATTCGGCTCTCCTAAACCGCGGCTTTATAGATAAGAACGCTGGCGCATCGGCATTAAAACACAGCTCTTTGATTTGCCCCCCCTTATTATAGGCTGGTGGACACTAGTACTGGTACTAGTAGCATGTTTTAAACCCATAGCCCGCGTAGTATCTCGAGCGGTTTCCACGTGTACTTCAATAATATTTGTGCATTCATTCCTTCTTTTGGCAGCGTATAATAACGTACATATAGATACCTTGGCTGTAACCGTGAGTATTCAATGTTGGCTCTCACTGTCTGCCATTCGAGTGACGTTCCACCACGTATTCAGCCGCAAGCTACACGCAGAAAGCCGCTGAGGGTTTTTGAGTAAGAGGTGTTAAATCTTGGTTTCAACTGGTGCCTCAAAGAACACCAGGTGGTTATACACTATTTTCTGTTTCCCTAACAGTACGTGTATTGCAAAGCACTCATAGAGTACGGAGCACTAGGTAGTGCAATTTTTATACCCCACCAaacaaaatagaaaaaggagaaggcatACAGATCCGCACATTTCACGAGGAGCTAGATAACTAAGAACGGGTACTAGACAAGGTTACTCTGTATTCCTCTATCGCAACTATGTTATAAAGCTTGCCTGGCGTGAAGATAGCTGGCGTGAAGGTAGCGCCGCCCTAAAGTATGACCATATCCCCTCTATGTCGTGTGCGCATTGATTATAGGACCCAGCCACGATTCATGGTCGTCGGGGCTTGTGCCATTGTTTCCATAACGCAAAATGCGCAGCAATGGCCGGAAAGGACCCGACGTAATGTTAAAATCTGTGCCGTTCTCGAACATAAAAAGCGGCCATTCCAAGATAAAGCCGCTCAAAACGTTCGGATTGGGCCAAGCTACAAGGGTTCGGGGGTCTATTCCAGGGGGGATGTCGCCAATACCCCACGCGGATAATATCCCATAGGTTGGAACGCCCAGAAAACCCTCCAGTAGTGGCAGATCTACGTCTGTAACATCGGATTTGATAGACGGATCAAAGCCGTAGAATGTTGGCACAAAGCTGGTATTTACAGGCACAGCGTCCAGGCGCACCAAGTTCGTGGGCTGCACGACGATAAAACCAGTGATGGGCACAAGGAGGTCGGCCGGTACTGAGCCATCGCGGCCCAAGATGCTGTAATTTCCGATGTTGCTTTCGCCTGGTTTCGTTACATCCGGCCCTACGAATGGTCTATCATTTCCTACCCATGCCGTTGTGTTGTGTCCAAGGTAATCCACATCATTTCTGGTATACGGCACACCAAGGTACGGCACAAcatagctgctgctgttggtagCAATCTTAACATAGCCTGAGTAAATAGGCTCTGATTCTGGGTGAAGTTCTTCAGGAGCTGTAAACTGAACCTCTACAGTCGTTGACTGACCTGGCTGCAAGGATAATTTCGATTTGGAAAATTGGGCGGCGGCGAATTTTGCCTCATGGCTGAGAGGTGAATCTCAAGAATGATGCATCCTACCCTCCCGTGAAATTAGTCACAGTCCGGATATATGAAGCACCCAAACAAGAAATGGAGTAGACCTTAGCTTTGCTGGAGGTATTTTTGATAGTGATTGAAtgctttgctggctttgGCGAGTCAAGCAAACTCAGTTGAGACGGCGAAATTTGAGAATCAGCAGCAACTGACGCGTAAGCATTAATTTATCCACCTCCTTGTTGCGTGACGGAAGAAATAATATTCAGATTTTGTGCTTTCATGGGCACTGCGGTCGACTGAATAAGAGAAGTGATGTCTGCAATGCTGAGTTCTGGCTGCTAAGACTTGATTAAAGCAAAAACTCCAGCAGTGAAAGGCGTAGCCATTGAGGTACCTGACAATACGGCATAACCTCCAGCTGAAAGCGGGTATGTTGAGAGAATATTACCTCCGGAGGAAGAGAGCTGGGGTTTCTGTGTCATTTCAATAGTCGGACCAATGGAGGAGAAATAGTCAATGGTGTGACCAGCTGGATTGGGTGAATCTTGGATCATAGAAGACTTGAAGACTAGAGTGTACTTTTGCCTAGAACCAAGGCTAGCAATGTCCTTGACAACCTGTTGCGATTGGTTATATCCGAGGAAGAGAATATTGAATGGATCCGTTGTCCCCGCTTCCGCTAAAAGAATTGGAGTGTCCGGGTCATCGGTGTAGTATATGACAGTTGTCACGTTCATTGCCAACAGTTGAGCTGAATATGATCCAAGTGAACAATATACCGTATTGTAAATTAAAACAGCTTTGTGCTCCGTCTGTAATGGCACTCTGTGCAGCTGTCCATACGCTGGGATCGCACCCACCAGTCTGTTCCTCCGTGATAGGTATGTTTAGGCCGCTGCCAGCCTCGAAAATGGTGATGGGCTTGTCAGAGATGAAGGGGAGGACCGAGATGTACTCCAACGTCCTGCCGAGATTGTTTTCTGCTTTATAAACGGTTGGATAAATTTTGCTCTCTGCAGATCCCACTGCTAGAACTTCTGGAGCCAAACCTGGAGCCGATACTGCATAGGCCCAAGGTCGCCGTCGTTTCCAAGCGCAGCAATAATTGCCACACCACTCTCCACAATACTCTGGGCTAACGGAACATACGGTGATGCCTTTTCCCAATACGTGATGCTGCCGAGCGACATTGAGATAAGATGAACGCCATCTTCCGCTGCTTGTTGCATAGTTGCCATGATAACATCGTCACCAGAATCGCCCTCACATCCAAAAACCCTGTACATACCAATAATTGCTTCAGGAGCTACTCCAACAAAGCCAAATCCTTGATTAGAGGCATCAGTCATTCCAATAATACCTTATATCAAGTGTTAGCTGCATTCTGATATACCTGAAAACATGAAGGCCGCCTGCTTCTTGCCCGTTACATGAGTTCCGTGTCATCCAGTCGCGCATGAAGCCAATGGATCGTTGTCTAGAACTGGCGTATTAAACCCGGTATAATTATCTCCAACAAAGTCGTAGCCGAAAGATACTTTGTAACCAGGCCCAAATCCGCCACCAAGAGACGGGTGTAGATAGTCTACTCCAGTGTCAATGATGCCGATCTTTACACCTTTGCCTTTAATCCCCTGGCTGTGCACTTTGTCTACACTTGCCATCTTGAGTGGCCTATTAACATCTGAACTGCCCTTGATATGCGGCAGAGTGCCATTGCTTAGTGATGCTGGCGGAGCGGCAGCAAAGGGATTTGGCCGAGGCACAACTCGAACCGGCCAGACACTTTTGACGTCGCTGACTTTTAGCAGATCAGTTTTGTCAGATGCATTATCCGTTAGAGTCAGAGATAACCCGTAAAAAAATTTGGCACTGTTGAACTCTTTGCGGACTTGATACTTTATTTCCCCCCCTTAGCTTCTGAGCAAATCGAGTTGCAGCATTCGTGCCAGAAGCTTGTCAAGCTCTACGATATAGGTATTTGGAATGTATGTGACGTTTTGAGCCGTCCTTCGAGTCGATTTTAGATATCCATCTCCGCCGGGTTCTGGCCTCGATACTACAGCAATGGGCAAGCTAAGAAGGAGGACATTTAGGAGCGTAGCCTTGAACCGCATTTTCGCGAGATAGCTAATGGTAGTCTCTATTCTAACATTTTCTGGCAGGGCATTGAGCAGAATCGACTCCTCATATATCGTTCAATGCTTGCGCTCTATGCAAGTACAATCGAACAATACGCGGGGTTGATGCAAGAATATGATGATCAAAGATAACTGCTGGTAGGCCTTAAATAGGAAGGTGATTGGTTTTAGTGCCGCTATCTGACCAAATTCCTCATCAAGTTCTGTAAAAAAAGCCTGTTAATGGTCAATAAATACGAAATGTGACATTGCGGTCAATACTTGCATCGCATATTTTCCGACCAGTTCCATTCTATTTCTAACCATACCATTAAGTGTTTGCCCGCTTATCAGAAATGGGAAAATAGAAAGACTATTGGATTCCTAACTGGCTACGGATCTGTCGTTATCACATTCATTGAGGCTGATATAGTATGCTTGTTGGATGATATAATTGCTTATTCAAATAGTAGAATTATTGCCTCAGCGTACCTTGGTGTGGTAAAATGCATCATCATTCGGCTTTGGAAATGGTAGCAAGTCCGCATAATAATTCATTGATTCAAAAGAATATGAGTTTAAGAGCGCATTGGTGGAATCAATTTTCATCTCATACCCTTGGCAGTTTGCTGACTGGATGGGAAGAGAGTCCATGAGCACTTCTACTGTTACTCAATATCGGATCTAAGAAGCACCGAAATCCGATCTTCGTAGCTGAAACTCCATCCATCGTGGCGCTGAGGGGAAAATGTCTTGTGTTGTTCGACGAAACTGAGGGGAAATTAATTTTCTCAGATTTCTCTATTCTATGTGGTCTAATTCAAGAATGAATTCCTGATACTCCTCCAAATACGGAATATCCCAACTCAACGCCACCCTAATACCGACAAAAGAAGATCTCACATTTTGAGACAGAGAGCAGTGAAA is drawn from Trichoderma asperellum chromosome 4, complete sequence and contains these coding sequences:
- a CDS encoding uncharacterized protein (EggNog:ENOG41), producing the protein MSLAKRNNGCLECRTRRVRCDKTEPECFKCCKKGIKCSGQGIECRFSSHMKYSSSPRPSQSTNRTAGDGAKASLRAPNRYRWVVVNSKQPGSSPDTARLASRRASTTLSKISNKRPLVGPLPDIPTSDTDSSAESLEDDVEEVYSREMRLSRPQPAIQALSPQARQFFSYFSETIAPKMVVFDFSGNGYRNILLPLACEDELVGQAISVIAAFHLSQNAPHMRMAAEVGQQAILSKLFRDSLQLEPKRLFSLSTWATILVLLVGDTITGANNYVHLLEILSNLAKSSDSVESLSMTTREFIKEQTRMFELFGFPLSSETKGLQVLSKRPDYYLDFMSSSPSVNQDPEQFANVSVMKEAIRQACDLYRNRALHLISDEESIQSVERLRETVLDLEPSVDGCHALVWTYFVAAAESILPEHRDFFSHRLQSLYSCTHFGTIPIAVQTLEHIWANQGSQRWTQVVTRHRPILIM
- a CDS encoding uncharacterized protein (EggNog:ENOG41), which codes for MTSKDGYSWTKAQGLRAGVPSIGVIEPPSNVKSTDTVYDVIVVGAGYCGLTAARDASLAGLKVLLLEARDRIGGRSWSSNIEGYPYEMGGTWVYWGQANVWREIARYGMQDELEISYDFSRGINKYLLSTPQGVQTFSHEEEDALMQSSLAKLVNVDGCHGRTVVPFPHSGVLSPEARKYDHMSVADRIAEIKNDLTPNERLCAEAFVLLCSGGTLETTSFYEFLHWWALSGYSYEGCIDYLVKYKFRGGQSSFAIRFFREALASGNLSYSFNSPVATVQHGGESVQITTRAGKIFRGTKMICAIPLNVLNDVKFDPPLATGRKAAATTGHVNQCVKVHAEISDRDLRSFTGISYPHNGLIYGFGDGTTPAGNTHVVAFGGQHNHFHPEENVEHTKAAFEGFAPMNIERLVFHNWSKDEFAKGAWFFPAPGLISTHLKDMRARECNIVFACSDWALGWRSFIDGAIEEGTRAAITVRADFAGRSKL
- a CDS encoding uncharacterized protein (MEROPS:MER0047718~EggNog:ENOG41), coding for MNVTTVIYYTDDPDTPILLAEAGTTDPFNILFLGYNQSQQVVKDIASLGSRQKYTLVFKSSMIQDSPNPAGHTIDYFSSIGPTIEMTQKPQLSSSGGNILSTYPLSAGGYAVFHEAKFAAAQFSKSKLSLQPGQSTTVEVQFTAPEELHPESEPIYSGYVKIATNSSSYVVPYLGVPYTRNDVDYLGHNTTAWVGNDRPFVGPDVTKPGESNIGNYSILGRDGSVPADLLVPITGFIVVQPTNLVRLDAVPVNTSFVPTFYGFDPSIKSDVTDVDLPLLEGFLGVPTYGILSAWGIGDIPPGIDPRTLVAWPNPNVLSGFILEWPLFMFENGTDFNITSGPFRPLLRILRYGNNGTSPDDHESWLGPIINAHTT